Genomic DNA from Oncorhynchus mykiss isolate Arlee chromosome 2, USDA_OmykA_1.1, whole genome shotgun sequence:
CAGAACAATCAAATAATGGGTACATAACCCGAATCACACCAGGACAgccgtgcacaagcacttacaatacacaatctgacaaggacatgagggggaacagagggttaaatacacaacatgtaattgatgggattggaaccaggtgtgatggaaaggaaaatgaaaagaggatcatcgatggctagaaggtcggtgacttcgaccgcagaacgccgcccgaacaaggagagggaccaacttcagcggaagtcgtgacaatattggtgtataataatcataataatacatAGTATTTATATAGCATTTTTCAAGGACGCAAAGTCGCTTGGGTCCATGTCCATGTTCTTACCATGTGGTGCATCACTAAACGAAACTAAACGTCCCTGTAGAACCACGAAGCAGAAAGAGTGTGGTGCATTTGTATATGTAAATGTATTGGTTTCCTTTGGCTGCAGTGTTTCTGGTGTTCTCAAAGTGTCACGGGGGATCTAGTTCTTAAGTTTGTACAGCTGATGCATAAGACTGTTTGGCTCGCCATGGTAATGTCCTTTTAGGGTGTGGTTTGGTTCCCATATCTGGCTTCACTTGCTTATATAGAGACTAGGCCTACTGGTATGCAcagccagagtgtgtgtgtgcgcgcgccttTATGTGGTAAGGTTTTCTAAGCACTCTTTCCCATTCTGCTCTGTAGCAGTCCCGGGAAGTGGTGACAGAGAAGAGCATCCTGCCCTCGTCTCCATGGTAACAGCTGTTTATGGATGGGGGTGACAGAAACAAAACCCTACTGCTGCAAAGCATCAAAATATGAAAAACTCCTTCCTGATGGGGTTCAGTCTTATTTCATCGCTATCCATTTTGTTATGTAGCTTGATTGACATGGGCCTAACATCTGTGCTTAGTTTGTTATTTTTTGTAAGTGTCTGTGggtgcctaggaacagtgggttaactgccttgttcagtggcagaatgacATAATGATGATGTTTAAAGCATGTAGATGTAAATAATACACTACACTGAAACTATTTTAGCATGGCCTGGGGTAGTCCCATTAGTGCAGTCCGATTGGGATAGGATGGTGGGCCTATAGTTTGACACCTGTTGACACCACATGGTTACCAATTCAATGCAAAAACCTACATTAGGTCTGACCTTAAAGTAATGTGAGCTTCTTGCTTGCTTGCAATGTGGGTGGAAAAATGCTTAAATTAACCTGGGACAAATACAATTCAGCTGTCGATATAGTACGGAGGTCGAATAGGTATGGGTCTATGGTGCCGGCTACATTGATATAGTGTCTTTAACAATAGTAGGAATACGTTTGATGAACTTCAAACATATTCAGATTGATAACATGCTTAATCATCTTCTACAGATCAACTTCAACCATCACGTGAACACTATTTAGGTGGAGACTGTAAATGCTTCATCATTTACATCCATAACACACGCGGTAATGCTGCCAGTAGCATGCGGCTAGAAATGAGACTCAATCGTGAGTGATTTGCGGACTATACGTGTTTTGATGGCGCTTTCTCTTCCAGACAGTCATTTTATGTCCATGGGCGAGTTCGTTTTTCTTTACCCGGTGTCTTACACATTTTAGtccattccattggtccttaaATAAATTCACCACTCGCCTGGGGCCATGCAAAACGAACTGGCCCGTTGAGTAAAAGCAACATTGTAACTGTTGAAGTTGAAAAATGCTACTGTTTCCTGGAAACCCCACCCCAACTGAATCTCACCCTCAATGAAGTAGAGTTTCCACCAGTTACCACAGCCGCAAAGTCTAACTTGGCTATCGTAAAAAAATGTATCGTAAAATAACCTGCAattgtgctttttggtcttattttaaggttacggttaggcataaggttaggattaggtttaaaatcacattttaagaagatttGTAGAAAcaggcggggtttatgactttgtggcggTGGTAACTAGTAACGACCATGAAGTAGACGAAGCACAGTAGTAGCAGCTGACTGTGTTTCTTGGGCCACGATACACTGTAGTCTAGACTATTtacactgtattttatttatttatacatatCAAAATGTCTCATACTGTtgttactaccaccaccacgacgAGATCGTCTTCGGGCGAAGGATTCTTGAATTTAGGCTATACTCGCTCTGTACAAGGATTACTGAAAATCGCCCAAGTGGTAAGGGTTTTTGATCAGATATTTATACTGATGTTCTGCACAGaattatacatattttttaaacgtttttatttttaatgttgGGGTTGGGTTGTATTTTATATTGCTTACTGTCTGCTGTCTTCGTGATCTTTAATCCAAAATGTGGAGAATGCACTCAAAAATGTAGGATAAAGGGGAGCGAGGTGTGTAACAGAAACTCTGATTCATTCGTATACTACTAgcagtagtggaaaaagtacccaattgttgtgaaagtaaagataccttaatagaaaatgactcaagaaaAAGTGAAATTTACCCAGTAATATAttatttgagtaaaagtctaaaagtatttggtttaaagtatacttaagtatcaaaactaaatgtaactgctaaaatatacttaagaatcaaaagtaaaagtctaaatcatttcaaattccttatattaagcaatccACACGGCATAATTTTCATGTTTTCtttatttactgatagccaggggcatgctcTAACACTATAAACGAGGCATGTGTTGAGTcaagtccgccagatcagaggccatggggatgaccagggatgttctcttgataagtgtgtgaattagaccattttcctgccgtgctaagcattcaaaatgtaacgagtacttttgggtgtcagggaaaatgaatggagtgaaaagtacattattttctttcggaatgtagtgaagtaaaagtaaaagctgtcaaaaatataaatagtaaagcacagataccccaaaaaactactttaaagtatttttacttaagtactttacaccactgtctgCTTGGTGGCTTTCTCTGACTGTTAGGCTACGACTAGGCTACtttacaaaacattaacatgCAAACATGAATTAGGCCTATACCAGTGGAAACCAATAGCCTTTATAACAGGAATTAGGCCTATACCAGTGGAAACCAATAGCCGTTATAACAGGAATTAGGCCTATACCAATGGAAACCAATAGCCTTTATAACAGGAATTAGGCCTATACCAATGGAAACCAATAGCCTTTATAACAGGAATTAGGCCTATACCAGTGGAAACCAATAGCCGTTATAACAGGAATTAGGCCTATACTAGTGGAAACCAATAGCCTTTATAACAGGAATTAGGCCTATACCAGACGGAACCAATAGCCTTTATAACAGGAATTAGGCCTATACCAGTGGAAACCAATAGCCGTTATAACAGGAATTAGGCCTATACCAATGGAAACCAATAGCCTTTATAACAGGAATTAGGCCTATACCAGACGGAACCAATAGCCTTTATAACAGGAATTAGGTCTATACCAGTGGAAACAAATAGCCTTTATAACCTGAATTAGGCCTATACTAGTGGGAACCAATAGCCTTCACAACCTGAATTAGGCCTATACCAGTGGGAACCAATAGCCTTTATAACAGGAAGTAGGCCTATACCAGTGGAAACAATAGCCTTTATAACCTGAATTAGGCCTATACTAGTGGAAACAAATAGCCTTTATAACCTGAATTAGGCCTATACCAGTGGAAACCAATAGCCTTTATAACCTGAATTAGGCCTATACCAGTGGGAACCAATAGCCTTCACAACCTGAATTAGGCCTATACCAGTGGGAACCAATAGCCTTTATAACAGGAATTAGGCCTATACCAGTGGGAACCAATAGCCTTTATAATAGGAATTAGGCCTATACCAGTGGAAACAATAGCCTTTATAACCTGAATTAGGCCTATACCAGTGGAAACAATAGCCTTTATAACAGGAATTAGGCCTATACCAGTGGAAACAATAGCCTTTATAACCTGAATTAGGCCTATACCAGTGGGAACCAATAGCCTTTATAAAAACTACAAGTTGTCTGTTCTCCCCTCTTTATATCTGTGTTTGGCACAGTAGAATACAGTGGGTTTGCATCTTAATCTTCACTACATTTCTGTTACATTCTTGCTTATTTATAGTCATCATAGGAATGAAGGTGGTGTTTCAGAGGAAAAATGGAGGAAGCTGGTTTTGGGTGTTATTTCCTGTTTACAGAAGTGTTTAGTGGCTAATGGCTTTCAGCCTCTCCCTTGTGGTTTAATAATGTCAATGTTGTTCCATATACCTGCAACTGCCCTACAATATGAAGCAATAAAGCATGTTTAACGGCATGTGAACGGGAAAATGGTGAACCTTGAACATTAGCCATGTGAGAGCTGGGTTGTGCTGAAAACTAGATTCTGGATCTGGACCAACCTCCTGTTAccagaatttgtatttattttatttcacctctatttaaccaggtaggccagatgataacaagttctcatttacaactgcaacctggccaagataaagcaaaacagtgcgacagaaacaacaacacagagttacacatagaataaaaagcgtacagtcaataacacagtagacaaaagaaagtctatatacagtgtgaggaggtaggcaataaataggccatggtagcaaagtaattacaatttagcagattaacactggagtgataaatgagcagatgatgatgtgcaagtagagatactggtgtgcaaaagagcagaaaaataaataaaacaatatggggatgaggtaggtagattgggtgggctatttacagatggactatgtacagctgcagcgatcggatagctactcagatagctgatgttaaaagttagtgagggaaatataagtctccagcttcacttatagatgacctggagccagtgggtctggcgacgaatatgtagcgagggccagccaactaaagcatacaggtcgtagtggtgggaggtataaggggctttggtaataacaaggatggcactgtgatagactacatccagtttgctgagtagattattggaagctattttgtagatgacatcgacgaagttgaggatcggtagggtAGTCAGTTTTATTAGGGTACGTTTGGTGgttagtgaaggaggctttgttgcgaaatagaaagccgattttggattggagaagtttaatatgagtctggaatgagagtttacagtctagccagacacctaggtatttgtagttgtagtccacatattctaggtcagaaccgtccagggtagtgatgctagtcgggcgggcgggtgtgggcagcgaaaggttgaaaagcatgcatttggttttactagcgtttaagagcagttggaggccatggaaggagtgttgtatggcattgaagcttgtttagaggttagttaacacagtgtccaaagaagggccagaagtattcaGAATGGCAGCGTCTGCGTacaggtggatcagggaatcacccgaagcaagagcgacatcattgatatatacagagaaaagagtcagcccgagaattgaaccctgtggtacccccatagagactgccagaggtccggacaacaggccctccgatttgacacactgaactctgtctgcgaagtagttggtgaaccaggcaaggcagtcatttgagaaaccaaggctattgagtctgctgataagaatacagtgaatgacagagtcgaaagccttggccaggttgatgaagacagctgcacagtactgtcttttatcgatggcggttatgatatcgtttagtaccttgagcgtggctgaggtgcacccgtgaccggctcggaaaccagattgcacagcggagaaggtacagtgggattcgaaatggtcagtgatctgtttattaacttggctttcgaagactttagagaggcagggcaggatggatataggtctataacagtttgggtctagtgtgtcaccctctttgaagaggggggtgaccgcggcagctttccaatctttaggaatcacGGACGATAcggaagagaggttgaacagactggtaatatgggttgcaacaatggcggtggtcaattttagaaagagagggttcagattgtctagcccagctgatttgtacgggtccaggttttgcagctctttcagaacatctgctatctggatttgggtgaaggagaagctgaggaggcttgggcaagtagctgtggggttgtggagctgttggccggggttgggatagccaggaggaaagcatggccagcagtatagaaatgcttattgaaatttttgattatcatggatttatcggtggtgaccgtgttacctagcctcagtgcagtgggcaactggggggaggtgctcttattctccatggactttacaatgtcccaAAAACtcttggagttagagctacaggatgcaaatttctgtttgaaaaagctggcctttgctttcctgactgactgtgtgtattggttcctgacttccctgaacagttgcatatcacggagactattcaatgctattgcagtctgCTATTGCAGACTAAGATACATTTTTAACATAGGAGTTGATATGGTGCCAATATGCTCAATGATTGGAATCATACTGGGACATGGAAACACATTGgtatttgtctgtgtgtttgcagGTAGCACTCTTGATTGCGTTCCTGTGTGTACACTGTGCACGAGGTTGGACTGATTACTCAGCCTTTCGGTACTTTGAGGTGGTGACGCTATGGTTCCTCATAGCCTTCCTCATCTTCTACCTCATGTATGTGTTCAGACTGCAGAGTAAGATCCCCTGTATCAACTGGACAATGACGGTGAGTGGCCCTGCAAATGACACacgcctatacacacacacacacatttacattgtttacatgttagttatttagcagactttcttatccagagagacttacagtagtgtgcATAATCTTTTAAACTTTCTCTGTACTTTTTCCACAGACACGCGTTCCAGCACTTATCTATACCATTCATTGTTTCAGGAGTTACTGCATTATGGCGTTGGGACCATCCTGGTCTTCATTGCCTCTATTGTTGCAGCTGTTAAGAGTGGAGGTGTGTCTGAACTAGAAGCTGGTTCGGTGAGTAACATAGCAGATGCTTTCCTGTTTTCTGGTGCTCCATTCCAAAGCTGAAGAATGTTAATTATTTTTTATCTATCCTAGTATCTCAGCATTTAGCTGAAGATAATTGAGAGGCCCTGTTTGCAAAAATGAAACCTTATATCTAAGCTCTCCATAGTTTATTTCTGTTTGTTATGTGGTGAGTGTGTGGGATTTCACTTTAAAGCAGGCCAAATGGCTATTAAAGGGGAGTGGAAACACTAGGCTTTAGAACAGCAGCTAACTGGAACTGTAAATCACCATATTGGCATTGTTGCATCACTGGCAGGATTTCCCTTTAAAGCAGGCCAAATGGCTATTAAAGGGGAGTGGAAACACTAGGCTTTAGAACAGCAGCTAACTGGAACTGTAAATCACCATATTGGCATTGTTGCATCACTGGCAGGATTTCCCTTTAAAGCAGGCCAAATGGCTATTAAAGGGGAGTGGAAACACTAGGCTTTAGAACAGCAGCTAACTGGAACTGTATATCACCATATTGGCATTGTTGCATCACTGGCAGGATTTCCCAAAAAAGGCAGAATTTGAAAACTGTCTGAAAATGTGCTGGTTTCAAACCATATCCAAAAGTTTTATACATATTTTGAAAGCTGAGAAACAGCCCTTAAATTATATTACATACATTAGCACCACATCAATCGAATGgtaatcagttaagaacaatctGATACGAAAAtcagtttttttcccccccaaacAACTGCTAATCAGAATAGTAATATGTTCTACTATGATTGAGTTCCAGACGTTTTAGTGAATGGTGGTATTTTTCTAGAATTCTATGGAATGTTCTGTTATCAGACACTTTCTTATATGGATTGTATATTAAACACAAATGTGAACCAAAACATATTACAA
This window encodes:
- the LOC118936243 gene encoding CKLF-like MARVEL transmembrane domain-containing protein 7, producing MSHTVVTTTTTTRSSSGEGFLNLGYTRSVQGLLKIAQVVALLIAFLCVHCARGWTDYSAFRYFEVVTLWFLIAFLIFYLMYVFRLQSKIPCINWTMTELLHYGVGTILVFIASIVAAVKSGGVSELEAGSAFGFIATFLLAVSIWTSYKVTCGSQPTSASV